Proteins encoded together in one Polaribacter reichenbachii window:
- the topA gene encoding type I DNA topoisomerase has protein sequence MAKNLVIVESPAKAKTIEKFLGKDFQVESSYGHIADLPSKELGIDVEGDFSPKYIISTDKKPVVKKLKTLAKKAETVWLASDEDREGEAIAWHLKEQLDLKDENTKRIVFHEITKKAILKAVENPRDIDYDMVNAQQARRVLDRLVGYELSPVLWRKVKGGLSAGRVQSVAVRLIVERERSILDFKAETHYKVVAEFTNDEGKKFKATIPKNFDSKKVAEDFLKSCANADFSIADLTKKPAKKSPAAPFTTSTLQQEASRKLGFAVGRTMQVAQRLYEAGLITYMRTDSVNLSVDARDAAEEEITNYYGAEYSKQRVFKSKAKGAQEAHEAIRPTNMKMHAIDTEYDQNRLYDLIWKRTLASQMSDAQLERTNVKIENSENEKIFTANGEMIKFDGFLKVYLEGTDNEEEEQAGMLPNLKVGENLNYAFINATQRFTSPPYRFTEASLVKQLEELGIGRPSTYAPTISTVQRRGYIEKGQNEGVERNYEQMILVDGTVKSQQLTEKTGSDKNKLVPTDIGNIVNDFLVANFSNILDFGFTAKVENSFDDISEGDEDWIEMIKSFYIKFHDNVEDVKENAERESGERILGKHPQSGKTVLVRLGKFGPIAQIGAPEDEEKQFASLNKDQHLGTITLEEALELFLLPKTLGTYEGEEVIVSNGRFGPYIRFGKMFVSLDKGENPMEVDLPRAEDLIRAKQKADAPIYHYEDLPVQKGVGRFGPFIKWNNMFINVNKKYDFDNLSDDDIVELIEVKKQKEIDKVIHNWEDVGIRVEKARWGRFNVLKGKIKIELPKTTEIEKLSKEEAVKMIEAKTPKKKVAKKKVTKRKTTKKK, from the coding sequence ATGGCAAAGAATTTAGTAATAGTTGAGTCACCTGCAAAAGCAAAAACCATCGAAAAATTTCTTGGAAAAGATTTTCAAGTAGAATCGAGTTATGGTCATATTGCAGACTTACCATCCAAAGAATTAGGTATAGATGTAGAAGGCGATTTTAGTCCTAAGTATATCATATCCACAGATAAAAAACCTGTAGTTAAAAAATTAAAAACTTTAGCAAAGAAAGCAGAAACTGTTTGGTTAGCAAGTGATGAGGATCGTGAAGGAGAGGCAATTGCTTGGCATTTAAAAGAGCAATTAGATTTAAAAGACGAAAACACAAAACGTATTGTTTTTCACGAGATTACGAAAAAAGCGATTTTAAAAGCTGTAGAGAATCCTAGAGATATAGACTATGATATGGTTAACGCTCAACAAGCGCGTAGAGTTTTAGATCGTCTTGTGGGTTATGAATTATCGCCAGTTTTATGGCGTAAAGTAAAAGGAGGCTTATCTGCAGGTAGAGTGCAATCTGTTGCTGTTCGTTTAATTGTAGAAAGAGAAAGAAGCATTTTAGACTTTAAAGCAGAAACACATTATAAAGTAGTTGCAGAATTTACGAATGATGAAGGTAAAAAGTTTAAAGCTACAATCCCTAAGAATTTCGATTCTAAAAAAGTAGCAGAAGATTTCTTAAAATCTTGTGCAAATGCTGATTTTTCTATTGCAGATTTAACTAAAAAACCTGCAAAAAAATCGCCAGCAGCTCCATTTACAACATCAACATTACAGCAAGAAGCTTCTCGTAAGTTAGGTTTTGCAGTAGGTAGAACAATGCAAGTTGCACAACGTTTGTATGAAGCAGGTTTAATAACCTATATGAGAACAGATAGTGTAAATTTATCTGTAGATGCAAGAGATGCTGCTGAAGAAGAAATCACCAATTATTATGGTGCAGAATATAGCAAACAACGTGTTTTTAAGTCGAAAGCAAAAGGTGCTCAAGAAGCGCACGAAGCCATTAGACCTACAAATATGAAAATGCACGCTATTGATACTGAATATGATCAAAATAGATTATATGATTTAATTTGGAAAAGAACTTTAGCTTCTCAAATGAGTGATGCTCAGTTAGAAAGAACAAATGTAAAGATAGAGAATTCTGAAAATGAAAAAATCTTTACTGCTAATGGAGAAATGATAAAGTTTGATGGTTTCTTAAAAGTGTATTTAGAAGGAACTGATAATGAAGAAGAAGAACAAGCAGGAATGTTGCCGAACTTAAAAGTTGGTGAAAATTTAAACTACGCTTTTATTAATGCTACACAGCGTTTTACAAGTCCTCCTTACAGATTTACAGAAGCATCTTTAGTAAAGCAATTAGAAGAATTAGGTATCGGACGTCCATCTACTTATGCGCCAACAATTTCTACAGTTCAGAGAAGAGGTTATATAGAAAAAGGGCAGAATGAAGGTGTAGAAAGAAATTATGAGCAAATGATTTTGGTTGATGGAACTGTAAAAAGTCAGCAATTGACAGAAAAAACAGGTTCAGATAAAAATAAATTAGTACCAACTGATATTGGTAATATTGTAAATGATTTTTTAGTTGCTAATTTTTCTAACATTTTAGATTTTGGATTTACTGCAAAAGTTGAAAATTCTTTTGATGATATTTCTGAAGGTGATGAAGATTGGATAGAAATGATAAAAAGTTTCTATATTAAGTTTCACGATAATGTAGAAGATGTAAAAGAAAATGCAGAAAGAGAATCTGGAGAACGTATTTTAGGAAAACATCCACAGAGTGGAAAAACAGTTTTAGTACGTTTAGGTAAATTTGGACCAATTGCTCAAATTGGTGCTCCAGAAGACGAAGAAAAACAGTTTGCAAGCTTAAATAAAGATCAGCATTTAGGTACAATTACATTAGAAGAAGCATTAGAATTATTCTTGCTTCCAAAAACTTTAGGAACTTACGAAGGTGAAGAGGTTATTGTTTCTAATGGACGATTTGGGCCATACATTCGTTTTGGAAAAATGTTTGTTTCTTTAGACAAAGGCGAAAACCCAATGGAAGTTGATTTGCCAAGAGCTGAAGATTTAATTAGAGCCAAGCAAAAGGCGGATGCACCTATTTATCATTACGAAGATTTACCAGTACAAAAAGGTGTAGGACGTTTTGGACCATTTATTAAATGGAACAATATGTTTATCAACGTAAATAAAAAATACGATTTTGATAATCTTTCTGATGATGATATTGTTGAATTGATTGAAGTTAAAAAACAGAAAGAAATAGACAAAGTTATCCATAATTGGGAAGATGTTGGTATTCGCGTAGAAAAAGCGAGATGGGGTCGTTTTAATGTTTTAAAAGGTAAAATAAAGATAGAGTTACCTAAAACAACAGAAATCGAAAAGCTATCTAAAGAAGAGGCTGTAAAAATGATTGAGGCTAAAACACCAAAGAAAAAAGTAGCAAAGAAAAAAGTAACAAAAAGAAAAACTACCAAAAAGAAATAA
- the gldK gene encoding gliding motility lipoprotein GldK, which translates to MKKAAIFALLITVFYSCGSNDRGELVGVKAKKKWFSEKPYGMSLIPGGSFTMGKQDQDILGTLNTPTKTVTVRPYYMDETEITNKEYKEFVFWVRDSIVRTKLAEQAEFASLGATPNANGNNRTSGIQSYAYKAADTTDSNAYQKYMNENYWSFDTIKPLNWDEEIVWVKEDFPDVDYVEVMDSVYISKEEAVDGVRTFNTKLLNYQYSWFDRDNAARKGGSRKDFVQTEVLNIYPDTTVWVRDFNYSYNDPMHQDYFYHQSYGDYPVVGVSWGQANAFCNWRTKKKNDYLREKKGSTLVPDFRLPTEAEWEYAARGGLEFATYPWGTGSTTSDRGCFLANFKPVRGNYAVDGALYTVEAESYNANDYGLYNMAGNVSEWTNTAYNLSSYYMASTMNPNVEDRKNKRKIVRGGSWKDVAYYLEVASRDYEYADTARSYIGFRTVQNYIGTTNQ; encoded by the coding sequence ATGAAAAAAGCAGCAATATTTGCACTTTTAATAACCGTTTTTTACAGTTGTGGTTCTAATGATAGAGGAGAATTAGTAGGGGTTAAGGCAAAGAAAAAGTGGTTTTCAGAAAAACCTTATGGAATGTCCTTAATTCCAGGAGGTTCTTTTACAATGGGTAAGCAAGATCAAGATATTTTAGGTACTTTAAATACACCTACAAAAACGGTAACAGTTAGGCCTTATTATATGGATGAAACTGAAATTACAAACAAAGAGTATAAAGAGTTTGTATTTTGGGTAAGAGATTCTATAGTAAGAACAAAGTTAGCAGAACAAGCTGAATTTGCTTCTTTAGGAGCTACTCCAAATGCAAATGGTAATAACCGTACTTCTGGTATTCAGAGTTATGCTTATAAAGCTGCAGATACTACAGATTCTAATGCGTATCAAAAATATATGAATGAGAACTATTGGAGTTTTGATACAATTAAGCCTTTAAATTGGGATGAAGAAATAGTTTGGGTTAAAGAAGATTTTCCAGATGTAGATTACGTAGAAGTAATGGATTCAGTTTATATTAGTAAAGAAGAAGCTGTAGATGGTGTTAGAACTTTTAATACAAAGCTTTTAAATTATCAGTATTCTTGGTTTGATAGAGACAATGCAGCTAGAAAAGGTGGTAGTAGAAAAGATTTTGTACAAACAGAAGTTTTAAATATATATCCAGATACAACAGTTTGGGTTAGAGATTTTAATTATTCATACAACGATCCTATGCACCAAGATTATTTTTATCACCAATCTTATGGAGATTATCCTGTTGTTGGTGTAAGTTGGGGGCAAGCAAATGCTTTTTGTAACTGGAGAACTAAAAAGAAAAACGATTATTTAAGAGAGAAAAAAGGTTCTACTTTAGTTCCTGATTTTAGATTACCAACAGAAGCTGAGTGGGAATACGCAGCAAGGGGTGGTTTAGAATTTGCAACATATCCTTGGGGAACTGGAAGTACTACAAGCGATAGAGGTTGTTTCTTAGCAAACTTTAAACCTGTTAGAGGTAATTATGCTGTAGATGGAGCTTTGTACACTGTAGAAGCAGAATCTTACAACGCAAATGATTACGGTTTGTATAATATGGCTGGTAACGTTTCTGAATGGACAAATACAGCTTATAATTTATCTTCTTACTATATGGCTTCTACAATGAACCCGAATGTAGAAGATAGAAAAAATAAAAGAAAAATTGTTAGAGGAGGTTCTTGGAAAGATGTTGCATATTATTTAGAAGTTGCTTCTAGAGACTACGAATATGCAGATACAGCAAGAAGCTATATAGGTTTTAGAACAGTACAAAACTATATTGGTACAACAAATCAATAA
- a CDS encoding co-chaperone GroES encodes MSLNIKPLADRVLVEPAPAETKTASGLIIPDNAKEKPQKGTVVAVGNGKVDEPLTVKVGDTVLYGKYGGTDLKLEGKDYLMMRESDILAII; translated from the coding sequence ATGAGTTTAAACATTAAACCTTTAGCAGACAGAGTTCTTGTAGAGCCTGCTCCAGCAGAAACAAAAACAGCTTCTGGATTAATAATTCCAGATAATGCAAAAGAGAAACCGCAAAAAGGAACTGTAGTTGCAGTTGGTAATGGTAAAGTTGATGAGCCTTTAACCGTAAAAGTTGGTGATACTGTTTTATATGGTAAATATGGTGGAACTGATTTAAAATTAGAAGGTAAAGATTATTTAATGATGCGTGAATCTGATATTCTAGCAATTATATAA
- the secG gene encoding preprotein translocase subunit SecG, translating to MSYTAFLIVILIVAVALILIVMVQNPKGGGLSSSFGGGGAQSLGGVQNTNNFLDRTTWTLAIAMFVLILLSNVAIPRANSNDMNLDNTLDGIETTVPAENNAPATNDSIN from the coding sequence ATGAGTTATACAGCATTTTTAATCGTAATTTTAATTGTAGCAGTAGCTTTAATTTTAATAGTAATGGTTCAAAATCCTAAAGGTGGAGGCTTATCTTCTTCTTTTGGTGGTGGAGGTGCACAATCTTTAGGAGGTGTACAAAACACAAATAACTTTTTAGACAGAACTACTTGGACGTTAGCAATTGCTATGTTCGTTTTAATCTTATTATCTAACGTTGCAATTCCTAGAGCTAATTCTAACGATATGAATTTAGATAATACTTTAGATGGTATAGAAACTACAGTTCCTGCAGAAAATAATGCACCAGCAACTAATGATAGTATTAACTAA
- a CDS encoding sigma-54 interaction domain-containing protein yields MENLQALKQRFGIIGNDIQLNRALEKAVRVAPTDISVLVTGESGVGKESIPKIIHSLSHRKHAKYIAVNCGAIPEGTIDSELFGHEKGAFTGATQDRKGYFEVADGGTIFLDEVGELPLTTQVRLLRVLENGEFIKVGSSKVLKTNVRIVAATNVNMQSAIQKEKFREDLYYRLSTVEINLPALRERNEDIHLLFRKFASDFAQKYRMPSIRLDESAVNVLLNYRFPGNIRQLKNLAEQISVIEEERTISAIKLQQYLPNNSGNLPAIVGGKKENDFSTERDIMYKILFDMRNDINDLKKLTLDLMKNGNVDEVQEENHRLLEKIYDNKDLEDLDIEVLNIPQESSAEKDYDFIETIEEDESLSLQDKEIEMIKKSLEKNNNKRKLAAKELGISERTLYRKIKQYDL; encoded by the coding sequence ATGGAAAACTTACAAGCATTAAAACAACGTTTTGGAATTATTGGAAACGATATTCAATTAAACAGAGCTTTAGAAAAAGCAGTTAGAGTTGCACCTACTGATATTTCTGTTTTAGTAACTGGAGAGAGTGGTGTTGGTAAAGAAAGTATTCCTAAAATAATACATTCTTTATCACATAGAAAACACGCAAAATATATTGCTGTAAACTGTGGTGCAATTCCTGAAGGCACAATTGACAGTGAACTTTTTGGTCACGAAAAAGGTGCTTTTACAGGAGCTACACAAGACAGAAAAGGTTATTTTGAAGTTGCAGATGGTGGAACTATTTTTTTAGATGAAGTTGGTGAACTACCTTTAACAACACAAGTGCGTTTGTTACGTGTTTTAGAAAATGGCGAATTTATTAAAGTAGGTTCATCTAAAGTATTAAAAACAAATGTTAGAATTGTTGCAGCTACTAACGTAAATATGCAAAGTGCAATTCAGAAAGAAAAATTTAGAGAAGATTTGTATTACAGATTAAGCACTGTAGAAATTAACTTACCAGCTCTAAGAGAACGAAATGAAGATATTCATTTATTATTTAGAAAATTCGCATCAGATTTTGCTCAAAAATATAGAATGCCCTCTATTAGATTAGATGAAAGTGCGGTAAATGTTTTATTAAACTATCGTTTTCCTGGTAACATTCGTCAGTTAAAAAACTTAGCCGAACAAATTTCTGTAATTGAAGAAGAAAGAACAATATCTGCCATAAAATTACAACAATATTTACCTAATAACTCTGGTAATTTACCTGCAATTGTAGGTGGTAAAAAAGAAAATGATTTTTCTACAGAACGTGATATTATGTATAAGATTTTGTTTGATATGCGTAATGACATCAACGATTTAAAGAAATTGACATTAGATTTAATGAAAAATGGCAATGTTGATGAAGTACAAGAAGAAAATCATCGTCTTTTAGAAAAAATCTATGATAATAAAGATTTAGAAGATTTAGATATCGAAGTTTTAAATATTCCACAAGAATCATCTGCAGAAAAAGATTATGATTTTATTGAGACCATTGAAGAAGACGAATCTCTATCTTTACAAGACAAAGAAATTGAGATGATTAAAAAGTCTTTAGAAAAAAACAACAATAAACGTAAATTGGCTGCAAAAGAATTGGGCATTTCCGAAAGAACTTTGTACAGAAAAATAAAACAGTACGATTTATAG
- a CDS encoding formimidoylglutamase, whose amino-acid sequence MNKEFLSPVKETALAHLVLHSPFCLGNRIKIYTEQEGFPDLDDVKLAILGVEEDRNSENNFGCGDNLHFIRRKLYELFPGNWTAEIADLGNVLKGEAVSDTYFAVSEIITSLLKKDIIPIIIGGGQDLTYVNYRAYDALEQSVNITAVDSRFDMGSLEDELTSQSYLSKIIMQKPNNLFNYSNVGYQTYFNSQGEIDLFDSLFFDTCRLGKAKELENIEPAFRNADIVSIDIGAVRQSDAPANNNASPNGFYGEEICAITRYAGISDKVSSFGIYEYNSKYDNNHQTASLIAQMIWYFVEGVNFRVKDYPFSGKENYQKFTVILEDDDPLVFYKSNKTGRWWIEINILSDNKYKRHALIPCTYNDYIDATKQIIPERWYKAMQKMM is encoded by the coding sequence ATGAATAAAGAATTCTTGTCCCCTGTTAAAGAAACTGCTTTAGCACATTTAGTATTACACTCGCCATTTTGCTTAGGAAATCGAATTAAAATCTATACAGAACAAGAAGGTTTTCCTGATTTAGATGATGTTAAACTAGCTATACTTGGTGTAGAAGAAGATCGAAATTCTGAAAACAATTTTGGATGTGGAGATAATTTACATTTCATCCGAAGAAAATTATACGAACTTTTTCCTGGAAATTGGACTGCAGAAATTGCAGATTTAGGAAATGTTTTAAAGGGAGAAGCTGTTTCTGATACTTATTTTGCGGTTTCAGAAATTATTACATCGCTTTTAAAAAAGGATATTATACCTATAATAATTGGTGGAGGTCAAGATCTTACTTATGTAAATTATAGAGCTTACGATGCTTTAGAGCAATCAGTAAATATTACTGCTGTAGATAGTCGTTTTGATATGGGAAGTTTAGAAGATGAACTAACCTCACAATCTTACTTGAGTAAAATTATTATGCAGAAGCCTAATAATTTGTTTAATTATAGTAATGTTGGGTATCAAACGTATTTTAATTCTCAAGGAGAAATTGATTTATTCGATTCACTCTTTTTTGATACCTGTAGATTGGGTAAAGCCAAAGAATTAGAAAATATAGAGCCTGCTTTTAGAAATGCAGATATTGTTTCTATAGATATTGGTGCAGTTAGGCAAAGTGATGCTCCTGCTAATAATAATGCATCTCCAAATGGTTTTTATGGCGAAGAAATTTGTGCTATAACAAGATATGCAGGTATTAGCGATAAAGTTTCATCATTTGGTATTTACGAGTACAATTCTAAGTACGATAATAATCATCAAACAGCAAGTTTAATTGCACAGATGATTTGGTATTTTGTTGAAGGTGTTAATTTTAGGGTAAAAGATTATCCTTTTTCTGGTAAAGAGAACTATCAAAAATTTACCGTAATTTTGGAAGACGATGATCCTTTAGTGTTTTATAAAAGCAATAAAACAGGCAGATGGTGGATTGAGATTAATATTTTATCAGATAATAAATACAAAAGACATGCGTTAATACCATGTACTTACAACGATTACATAGATGCAACCAAGCAAATTATACCAGAAAGATGGTATAAAGCAATGCAGAAAATGATGTGA
- a CDS encoding LptE family protein, with amino-acid sequence MKKIILSLIIISALISCKTYSFTGGDIGNAKTIQIDFFPNQAPLVEPNLSQRFTNDLLKLFINQTRLTQSNSNGDLYFSGEITNYRITPISGTANQIAAQNRLTITINVRFTNKLENKKSFEKAFSYYSDFAANSQLTDNILDNALDEILERITQDIFNRSIANNF; translated from the coding sequence ATGAAAAAAATAATTTTATCATTAATAATAATTAGTGCTCTAATTAGCTGTAAAACTTATTCATTTACAGGTGGAGATATTGGGAATGCAAAAACAATTCAAATTGATTTTTTCCCTAATCAAGCGCCCTTAGTAGAACCAAATCTTTCGCAACGCTTCACAAATGATCTTCTTAAATTATTTATAAACCAAACGAGGTTAACACAATCAAATTCTAACGGAGATTTATATTTTAGTGGAGAAATCACGAATTATAGAATAACACCAATCAGCGGAACTGCTAATCAAATTGCTGCCCAAAATAGATTAACCATTACAATAAATGTGCGTTTTACAAATAAATTAGAAAATAAGAAAAGTTTTGAAAAAGCATTTTCTTATTATTCAGATTTTGCAGCAAATTCTCAATTAACTGACAATATCTTAGACAATGCCTTAGATGAAATATTAGAAAGAATAACGCAAGATATTTTTAATCGTTCAATTGCAAATAATTTTTAG
- the gldL gene encoding gliding motility protein GldL, translating to MAQSRSYKKTMNFVYGMGAAVVIIGALFKIQHISIGPLTGGLMLTIGLIVEAGVFAVSAFDAPEEEFDWSKVYPELGEDSFKAEKEEKVGAEGLLSQKLDNLLKEAKIDATLMSSLGNSMKNFQNAAEGLSSASESVASTNKYNEQVSLAAVQMESLNSLYKVQVENTSKQASLNSEVVENTQKLKDQMDSLAKNLSSLNGVYGNMLSAMSSK from the coding sequence ATGGCACAATCAAGAAGTTATAAAAAAACAATGAATTTCGTTTACGGAATGGGAGCTGCAGTAGTAATTATTGGAGCATTATTTAAAATACAACACATATCAATAGGTCCTTTAACTGGTGGTTTAATGCTTACAATAGGTTTAATTGTTGAAGCAGGAGTATTTGCAGTATCTGCATTTGATGCGCCAGAAGAAGAATTTGATTGGTCTAAAGTTTATCCTGAATTAGGAGAAGATAGTTTTAAAGCTGAAAAAGAAGAAAAAGTAGGAGCAGAGGGTTTATTATCTCAAAAATTAGATAATCTTTTAAAAGAAGCAAAAATAGATGCTACTTTAATGTCTAGTTTAGGTAACAGTATGAAAAATTTTCAAAATGCTGCAGAAGGTTTATCATCTGCATCAGAATCTGTTGCATCAACCAATAAATATAATGAGCAAGTTTCTTTAGCAGCTGTTCAAATGGAATCTTTAAATAGCTTATACAAAGTACAAGTAGAAAATACATCTAAACAAGCATCTTTAAATTCAGAAGTAGTAGAAAACACACAGAAATTAAAAGATCAAATGGATTCTTTGGCAAAAAACCTATCTTCTTTAAACGGAGTATATGGTAATATGTTATCTGCAATGTCTAGCAAATAA
- the miaB gene encoding tRNA (N6-isopentenyl adenosine(37)-C2)-methylthiotransferase MiaB has protein sequence MEQVEKIIDERIQGKALVTENKKENSKKLFIESYGCQMNMNDSEIVAAILDKQGYNTTQVLEEADLVLVNTCSIREKAETTVRKRLQKYNRVKQESNKTMKVGVLGCMAERLKEKFLEEEKIVDLVVGPDAYKDLPNLLEEVNEGRDAVNVILSKEETYGDISPVRLNSNGVSAFVSITRGCDNMCTFCVVPFTRGRERSRDPKSILEEIQSMVDKNFKEITLLGQNVDSFLWFGGGLKKDFKKATEMAQATAVDFAQLLDMCATQFPKTRFRFSTSNPQDMSLDVIHTMAKHKNICKYIHLPVQSGSNAMLKAMNRQHTREEYMELVDNIYKIIPEMALSQDMIVGFCGETEQDHKDTLDLMEYVKYDFGFMFAYSERPGTLAGKKMDDDVPADVKKRRLTEVIDLQQKHALYRTQAHLGKIEEVLIEGTSKKNPNEWKGRNTQNTVIVFPKEHYKLGDFVNVKVEDCTSATLKGTAVGYSDNN, from the coding sequence ATGGAACAAGTAGAAAAAATTATCGACGAGAGAATACAAGGCAAAGCGCTTGTTACAGAAAATAAAAAAGAAAATTCTAAGAAATTATTCATTGAAAGCTATGGTTGTCAAATGAATATGAATGATAGCGAAATTGTTGCTGCAATCTTAGACAAACAAGGTTACAACACTACTCAGGTTTTAGAAGAAGCAGATTTAGTTTTAGTAAACACTTGTTCTATTCGTGAAAAAGCCGAAACTACTGTACGTAAAAGATTACAGAAATATAATAGAGTAAAACAAGAATCTAACAAAACAATGAAAGTAGGCGTTTTAGGCTGTATGGCAGAGCGTTTAAAAGAAAAGTTCTTAGAAGAAGAAAAAATTGTTGATTTAGTTGTAGGTCCTGATGCTTATAAAGATTTACCAAATTTATTAGAAGAAGTTAACGAAGGTAGAGATGCTGTAAACGTTATTTTATCTAAAGAAGAAACTTATGGAGACATTTCCCCTGTTCGTTTAAATTCTAACGGAGTTTCTGCTTTTGTATCAATAACCAGAGGTTGTGATAATATGTGTACTTTTTGTGTAGTTCCTTTTACTCGCGGACGAGAAAGAAGTCGTGATCCAAAAAGTATTTTAGAAGAAATTCAATCTATGGTTGATAAAAATTTTAAAGAAATAACGCTTTTAGGTCAAAATGTAGATAGTTTTCTTTGGTTTGGTGGTGGTTTAAAAAAGGATTTCAAGAAAGCTACAGAAATGGCTCAAGCAACTGCTGTAGATTTTGCACAATTATTAGATATGTGTGCTACTCAATTCCCAAAAACACGTTTTCGATTTTCTACATCTAATCCTCAAGATATGAGTTTAGATGTTATTCACACTATGGCAAAACACAAAAACATTTGTAAATACATTCACTTACCAGTACAAAGTGGAAGTAATGCAATGTTAAAAGCGATGAACAGACAACATACTCGTGAAGAATATATGGAGTTGGTTGATAATATTTACAAGATAATTCCAGAAATGGCTTTATCACAAGATATGATTGTTGGTTTTTGTGGAGAAACAGAACAAGACCATAAAGACACTTTAGATTTAATGGAATATGTAAAATACGACTTTGGATTTATGTTTGCTTATTCTGAAAGACCAGGAACACTCGCTGGTAAAAAAATGGATGATGATGTACCTGCGGATGTGAAAAAACGTCGTTTAACAGAAGTTATCGATTTACAACAAAAACACGCATTATATAGAACACAAGCCCATTTAGGAAAAATTGAGGAAGTTTTAATTGAAGGAACTTCTAAGAAAAACCCAAACGAATGGAAAGGAAGAAACACACAAAATACTGTAATTGTTTTTCCTAAAGAACATTATAAATTAGGTGATTTTGTAAACGTAAAAGTAGAAGATTGTACCTCAGCAACTCTAAAAGGAACTGCTGTTGGGTATTCTGATAATAATTAA
- a CDS encoding LptE family protein translates to MKKIILSLIIITTLIGCGAYSFTGGNTGDAKTIQIDFFPNQAPLVEPVLTQRFTNDLQDLFTRQTNLTLTNKNGDLHFSGEITGFRVTPMSGTSDQTAAQNRLTVTVNVRFENKLEEKDDFEKTFSFYSDFDANSQLTGSVLETALDEIVERITQDIFNASVAKW, encoded by the coding sequence ATGAAAAAAATAATTTTATCATTAATAATAATTACAACACTAATTGGTTGTGGTGCTTACTCTTTTACAGGTGGTAATACAGGTGATGCAAAAACAATTCAAATCGATTTTTTTCCAAATCAAGCACCTTTAGTAGAACCAGTTTTAACGCAGCGTTTTACTAATGATTTGCAAGATTTATTTACTCGTCAAACTAATTTAACACTTACAAACAAAAATGGCGATTTACATTTTAGCGGAGAAATTACAGGTTTTAGAGTCACACCAATGAGTGGAACATCAGACCAAACTGCTGCACAAAACAGATTAACAGTTACAGTAAATGTTCGTTTTGAAAATAAGTTAGAAGAAAAAGACGATTTCGAAAAAACCTTTTCTTTTTATTCTGATTTTGATGCAAATTCTCAATTAACTGGTAGTGTTTTAGAAACCGCTTTAGATGAAATAGTAGAAAGAATTACGCAAGATATTTTTAATGCTTCAGTTGCTAAATGGTAA